The region TTTAATGTAGAAACTTTGAAACATCTCGGGCGGCCTGCTTATGCTGATGAGATTAAAAATGTGATGCAGATGGTGCGCGATTTGAAGTTTCCTGTTTGCAATATGGATTTGATCTTTGGTTTGCCAGGTGAGAAAAGACAAGATATGCTCTATTCTTTGGAGCAAGCTTTAAGCTTTGCACCAGAAAATATCACCATTCATACCTTAGCTTTCAAACGAAAATCATGGCTAGGCCAATTGCGTAATTCTGAGCGTTCTGTGCCGGAAACTGTGCGCCAAGACAGCACCTTGCAAGCTTTTGCCCATGGCTTAAACCAATTACAGTTTGTGCAAAGTGAGCTACATCAGACGCTAACTGATGGGCAAAATTTGTTACAGGCACACGCCTATTTGCCTTATTACATGTATCGGCAAAAAGATGCCGTTTCAGCTCTTGAAAACACTGGTTTTGCAAGGCCGGTTAAATTGGAACAGGCTGGGACGTCAACTTATAGCCTTGGCAATTTATATAATGTACTGATGATGCTGGATCAAACTTCAATTCTAGGTTTTGGCTGTTGTGCGATGAGCAAGTTCGTCAACAAAAGTCAGGTTGAGCGCTTCAGTAATGCCCGCTCCGTTGCTAGTTATTTAGAAAATAGCGAGGCACACAACCTCGCTAAAGCCAAATTAATTGAGCGTTATTTTGGTGCTTAATTAGTTCACTTTTTGTAGTTTCTTAAATTTTAAGTTATCTATTTCAAATTTATTGTCATTAACTCGCTTTTCTAATAAGCGCTGTTCGATGTATTTATCAGTCATACAAACTAGATATTGCTGATTAAATGTTGTTACCCAATAATAATCGTGACTTAAATTTTTCAGACCTTCGATTGCATCGGGAATAGCAAAAGGGCAATGCCTAAAAAGCCAATGGCGTTATCAATTAGCTTTTCTGATTTGCTCAGCTTGGGTACAGCCATCAGGTTGTAAATTTCATCATCTGGAAATTTTTTGCAGATCCAGTAATCTTTTTTGACCTTTTTAGTTTGACCTAAAGCAAGTTCAAGCTCATAATTTTCACGTGTAGTTAAAGTTTGCGTAAGCTCGTCATTATTGAGTAAGTCATCTAGACTTGTATTGAGCAATTTAGATATTGCCTTTATGTTTTCAATGTCAGCATGCCTGTATCTGTTTCCTATTTAGCAATCGCTGAGCGTGAAACACACAGCTTATCTGCTAATTGTTCTTGTGATAAAGCAGCTTTTTTCCTAGCTAGTTTAAGTTTGCTAATCAGAGTCATAATACACCTCTGAAATGACTAAATTTTCCAAAGAGAATTATCTGTTGATTCAACTATAAATATTGGCATGCGTTGACTCAAGCTACTTATCGAAACAACGCTGTTACGCTACGTAACAACAGAAAAGCTGGCTACAAGCGCCAGCTTCTGACTTAATTCACCACTTGAATTACTTAGCAAAATTACCTAGCCAAATCCTTAACTTCTTTGACAGCTTGGGCCAAAATAGATTCAGCTTCTTTTTCAGTTCCCGCCAGCACATCAATATAGAATTTTAATTTAGGTTCTGTGCCAGATGGCCTTAGAGCGACAGTTAGATTATTATCGTAGCGGAATTTCAAAAGATTTTGCGCTGATAGATGTAGCTTTAGAACATGACTTACTGTTGCTGTTTGGTCTACCCAAGTGTAATAAGTTCTAGTTAGAGGTAAATAATCCTCAACATATGCCAATTTACCGCCTGCCAAATTAAGAGGCAGATTGCTTCTGAATTTCTCAACGATGCCTTGAATGATTTTAACGCCTTCTTTTGTAGCATTGACGATATTGAATGGAGAAGAGAGGAAGTAACCATATTTTTTACGCAAACTTGTGAAGAATTGCCACAAACTGGATCCTTCAGCTTTTAAGTTAGCAGCAGCCATAGCAAGGGTATAACAGCTAGCCAAACCATCTTTATCACGGACAAAATCAGGATAAGCATAACCGATACTTTCTTCATAGCCCATGAAGAAAGACTTGCCTTCTGCTTTTAGATAAGGAATGGTACCACAGATATTTTTGAAACCAGTTAAACTCTCTTTGACACCTAGGCCATGCTCTAGGGCGATAGTTGCGCCAAAATCATTAGTGACAACGCTTTTTACAAGCACATCGTCAGCTGTTAATTTTTTGCCACAAGCTTCAGCATTATGTAAGCGGACAGCCAAAATCAAAGCGCCAATTTCATTACCACTTAGAATATGCCAGTTTTTGGTTTGATCAACTAAGGCGCAGGCAGAGCGGTCAGCATCAGGATCAGAAGCAACGACTAATTCTGCATCACTTTGTTTAGCCAAATTAATCGCCAAGGTTAAAACTTCTGGATATTCTGGGTTAGGTTGAGGTGCAGTTGGAAAATCTGCATCAGGCTCTTTTTGTTCAGGTACAACCTGCAAATTGCTAAAACCAGCTTGCGTAAGTAGAGGGACAAAATATTTAGCACCTGTGCCGTGAACTGGAGTGTAAACGACTTTTAAGTCATGCTTAGCTTTAGTAAAGGCTGAATTATGCGAATGGACTTGCCACAATGTTTGAATATCACGCAAATAGTTGCTGACAATTGTTTCTGGTACGAAATTAGCCTTAGGCAATTTTTTAATTAAATTGTCTTTACAGTTACCATTTACAAAATATGTCGTATTAGCTTTGGCCATTTCCATAGCGTTAGCGACAAAGTTAGCAGTTTCTTCGCCAATTTGGATACCATCAGCGCCATAAACTTTGTAACCGTTATAATCTTTGGGGTTATGGGAAGCTGTTAGCACGATACCACAGTCGCAGCCTAAAGGCCGAATACTGTAGGCTAGCATTGGTGTAGGGGCATATGTTTCAAAGATATAAACTTCATGTCCCTCGTTAGTGAGGATAGCGCTTGCTAAAGTAGCGTATTCTTTTGAGTGATGGCGTGTGTCATAGGCTAAAACAACTTTAGTAGTTTGATTGGGCTTAATATGTTTGAGCCATGCTGAAATACCTAGCGTTGCCAAAGATACCGTGTATGCGTTTAAGCCATCTAGGCTAGGCTCCATCAAGCCACGCAAACCGGCTGTACCGAATTTGATCATGAGATTGCCTCTTTTCATATACATTAAGTATAAAATTTATTAGGTCGTAAACAACTTAGGCTAGAAAATCGTAAGCCAGTCGTTCGCCACCGTGCTTAATGAATATTTTACCGCAATAAACAAAGTGTGTTCGCTTAAGTGCAGCTTGCATCGGCTTATTGTCAGAATGCGTGTCAATGCGTATATAGCTGTAGCCATACAGTTCCTTTGTTTTATATAAAGCAAATTTAACTATCTCGGAAAAAGTATGCTTAAGCTTGTGATTGCTAGCTACACGATGTAAAGTGACATAATTAAGTTCATTATTAGACCATTGACCATGAATTTTTTGATAGTTAGGTTCTATGCCTAATTGAAAGACGAAAGAAGCTAATAGACTATGATTAGATTGTAAGACATCAGTTTCTACTGCTTCGAGGATATAGAGCTGTTTCTTATGAATATCTTCTGTTAAAATTTCTTTACTAGGATAGCCTTGCCATTGGGTGGGATTGCCGCTTTCTATCATATAGAGTCTAGTTTGGTGATAATGTTCTAATAAATTGGGCATATCTGTAAGCTGAGCAAGCCGAATTTGATAGTTAAGAGAGTCTTTACTTGCCCGATAAATCTTAGTTTGCTTCATATGAGAAAACCTCTAATTACATTCTGCCACTTTAGTTGTATTCTTTAAGTATAACAGACAGAAGCATAAATGTTTGCACCTATGATTGTAACTTTTGTAGGTTATAATCTACTCCGTTTGGGCTTTGCCTGAATAGTCACGCAATTTTGCGGTGGCTTAAAAGTTGTTTGAGTAATTGTTCAGTTGATAGGAGGACATAAAATGATTAACAGCTTTAATATTTTTGACTACGAAGATATTCAATTGATCCCGGCTAAATGTATCGTCAAAAGCCGTAAAGAATGTGATACATCAGTTAAATTAGGTAAATTTACGTTTAAAATGCCGGTTGTCCCATCGAATATGCAGACTGTTATTGATGAAAATTTAGCTACCTTATTAGCAAAAAATAATTTCTTCTATATCATGCATCGCTTTGCACCAGATAATCGCTTGAAATTCATCGAGAAAATGCAGGCTGATGGTCTTTATGCTTCTATCAGTATCGGTGTTAAACCGAGCGAGTATGAACTTCTAAAAAAGATCAAAGCAGCTCATTTGCAACCAGAATATATTACAATTGATATTGCACATGGCCACGCTGATACAGTTATTGACATGATTAAATATCTAAAAGAGAATTTCCCAGATTCATTCGTAATTGCTGGTAACGTGGCTACACCTGAAGCTGTGCGTGACTTAGAA is a window of Amygdalobacter nucleatus DNA encoding:
- a CDS encoding helix-turn-helix domain-containing protein codes for the protein MTLISKLKLARKKAALSQEQLADKLCVSRSAIAK
- a CDS encoding phospho-sugar mutase: MIKFGTAGLRGLMEPSLDGLNAYTVSLATLGISAWLKHIKPNQTTKVVLAYDTRHHSKEYATLASAILTNEGHEVYIFETYAPTPMLAYSIRPLGCDCGIVLTASHNPKDYNGYKVYGADGIQIGEETANFVANAMEMAKANTTYFVNGNCKDNLIKKLPKANFVPETIVSNYLRDIQTLWQVHSHNSAFTKAKHDLKVVYTPVHGTGAKYFVPLLTQAGFSNLQVVPEQKEPDADFPTAPQPNPEYPEVLTLAINLAKQSDAELVVASDPDADRSACALVDQTKNWHILSGNEIGALILAVRLHNAEACGKKLTADDVLVKSVVTNDFGATIALEHGLGVKESLTGFKNICGTIPYLKAEGKSFFMGYEESIGYAYPDFVRDKDGLASCYTLAMAAANLKAEGSSLWQFFTSLRKKYGYFLSSPFNIVNATKEGVKIIQGIVEKFRSNLPLNLAGGKLAYVEDYLPLTRTYYTWVDQTATVSHVLKLHLSAQNLLKFRYDNNLTVALRPSGTEPKLKFYIDVLAGTEKEAESILAQAVKEVKDLAR